The following are from one region of the Candidatus Anoxymicrobium japonicum genome:
- a CDS encoding anti-sigma F factor antagonist: protein MEIEVEEKEGYHVVAPVGELDVYTIPLFRKVVLKLEGERARDLILDLTRVTFIDSSGLGSLIETYQKVKAVDGELAYVIDNPRVLKILSLVNLDKVFRVFSNLGQALQDVGVTGGYVDEEFFSDLT, encoded by the coding sequence TTGGAAATAGAAGTAGAGGAAAAAGAGGGGTACCACGTAGTTGCCCCGGTCGGAGAGCTCGACGTATATACGATTCCGTTGTTCAGGAAGGTTGTCCTCAAGCTCGAGGGTGAGCGCGCTCGAGACTTGATCCTCGACTTGACCCGTGTAACTTTCATCGATTCGAGCGGCCTCGGCAGCTTGATAGAAACATACCAGAAGGTCAAGGCGGTCGATGGCGAACTCGCGTACGTTATTGACAACCCACGGGTACTCAAGATTCTGAGCCTGGTTAACCTGGACAAAGTTTTTCGCGTCTTTTCAAACCTCGGTCAGGCTCTGCAGGATGTTGGTGTGACAGGCGGATACGTTGACGAAGAGTTTTTCTCAGACCTCACCTGA